The following proteins are co-located in the Bacteroidales bacterium genome:
- a CDS encoding MFS transporter, with translation MDEKNKNNRILALLFVGVLMGALDISIVGPAIPAIEKSIRVDKQLMSWIFSIYVLANLVGISLMAKLSDLYGRRKIYIISISIFAFGSLVVALSENFNILLIGRAIQGFGASGIFPVASAVVGDIFPPEKRGRTLGLIGAVFGLAFILGPLIAGVVLRFFVWNDLFYINLPIAAFLIYFSNRLLPSKPVGKVSSIDWKGIIILGSLLSAFAYGINRLDANNFTDSLLSVNVIPFLLFSFCAVFLLVYIEKRAETPVVNPGLFLVRQIRLTGLIAIGTGVFQASFVFLPSMAIASFGVATATASFMLLPVVIATALGSPVSGRLLDKYGSRALIIAGLILSAIGFLILSSIGDKRSLFYTGGVFLGLGFSILSGSALRYIMLNEVSVIERASTQGIITIFISIGQMAGAAIIGTLVASYKIPSSGFKQVFFIIAIFAAVLAITGLFLKSRESELLTVSKSDNQI, from the coding sequence ATGGATGAGAAAAATAAAAATAACCGGATACTGGCTTTACTGTTTGTTGGTGTCCTGATGGGTGCTCTCGATATCTCGATTGTCGGACCAGCAATTCCGGCTATAGAAAAATCTATCAGAGTCGATAAACAACTTATGTCATGGATCTTTTCTATCTATGTTCTTGCCAATCTGGTTGGTATATCATTGATGGCAAAACTTTCTGACCTGTATGGCCGCAGAAAGATCTATATTATCTCGATTTCAATTTTTGCATTCGGGTCACTGGTAGTAGCTTTATCTGAAAACTTCAATATTCTCCTGATTGGAAGAGCTATACAGGGATTCGGTGCCTCTGGTATTTTTCCTGTTGCATCAGCAGTCGTCGGGGATATCTTCCCCCCAGAAAAACGGGGAAGAACTCTTGGATTGATCGGAGCTGTATTCGGTCTTGCTTTTATTCTTGGTCCTTTGATCGCGGGAGTCGTTCTCAGATTCTTTGTCTGGAATGACCTGTTCTATATTAACCTTCCTATTGCAGCATTCCTGATATATTTCAGTAACAGACTTCTTCCGTCAAAACCTGTCGGAAAAGTTTCTTCCATCGACTGGAAAGGGATAATTATACTTGGTTCATTACTTTCAGCTTTTGCTTATGGGATTAACAGACTCGACGCTAACAATTTTACCGACAGCCTGTTGTCGGTTAATGTTATTCCTTTTCTTCTTTTTTCATTCTGCGCAGTTTTCCTATTAGTCTACATTGAAAAAAGGGCGGAAACTCCTGTAGTTAATCCAGGTTTGTTTCTTGTCAGACAAATACGTCTCACAGGACTAATTGCAATCGGAACAGGGGTCTTTCAGGCTTCATTTGTTTTCCTTCCGTCAATGGCAATTGCAAGTTTTGGAGTAGCTACAGCAACTGCAAGTTTCATGCTTCTGCCAGTTGTTATTGCAACTGCATTAGGCTCTCCTGTATCAGGACGTCTCCTCGACAAATATGGTTCAAGGGCTCTTATAATTGCCGGATTAATATTAAGCGCAATAGGTTTTTTAATCTTGAGTTCAATAGGTGATAAAAGGTCTCTTTTCTATACGGGAGGAGTTTTTCTGGGACTGGGATTTTCAATTCTCTCTGGTTCAGCTCTCAGATACATAATGCTGAATGAAGTCTCTGTTATCGAAAGAGCTTCAACTCAGGGCATTATAACAATATTTATAAGCATCGGACAAATGGCAGGAGCAGCAATAATCGGAACCCTGGTTGCTTCGTATAAGATACCATCGTCCGGGTTTAAACAGGTATTTTTTATTATTGCAATCTTTGCTGCAG
- a CDS encoding KamA family radical SAM protein, with protein sequence MNANNNEATTLDGESRLVGCSSDEEPGAKTTIFSQIEIPNQSVSNRSSEFMHRYFPLTTIDSWNDWKWQLRNAYTSIEDLKKIMKLSDKEIMAINNLKGRLPLRITPYFASLIYNTKTSHPLRRNVIPVVEELIETKSEQSDPLHEKSFSPVKGIVHRYPDRVLFTVTQVCSNYCRYCTRSHTVGRLDKLGKQDFEKAFSYIASHKEVRDVLISGGDPLTLSDETLDYILSNIRSIEHVEIIRIGTRIPVVLPQRITDNLISILRKYHPLFISLHFSHPAEITDECAKACIKLADGGFPLGSQTVLLKGINDNVPVMKELMHKLLKIRVRPYYLYQCDLIPGSGHFRTTVKKGLEIIKGLRGFTSGYAVPTFVVDAPGGGGKIPLLPNYVVEHNEEKIVMRNYKGILCEYPEK encoded by the coding sequence ATGAACGCTAACAATAATGAGGCTACGACACTCGATGGAGAGAGTCGCCTCGTGGGTTGCTCTTCTGATGAAGAGCCTGGCGCGAAAACCACGATTTTTTCGCAAATTGAAATCCCAAATCAGTCAGTTAGCAACCGAAGTTCGGAGTTCATGCACCGCTACTTCCCCCTGACAACTATCGACTCCTGGAATGATTGGAAATGGCAGCTTCGGAATGCTTACACAAGCATTGAAGACCTAAAGAAAATCATGAAGTTATCCGATAAGGAGATAATGGCTATTAATAATCTTAAAGGCCGCCTCCCATTAAGGATTACACCTTATTTCGCATCATTAATCTATAACACAAAAACATCACATCCTCTTCGCAGGAATGTGATTCCTGTTGTTGAAGAATTAATTGAAACAAAAAGTGAGCAGTCTGACCCTCTGCATGAGAAATCATTTTCTCCGGTGAAGGGTATTGTACACAGATATCCCGACCGGGTCTTATTTACAGTAACACAGGTTTGTTCAAATTATTGCCGCTATTGTACCCGTTCACATACTGTGGGCAGGCTCGATAAGCTTGGAAAACAGGATTTTGAAAAAGCATTTAGTTATATCGCAAGTCATAAAGAAGTAAGAGATGTTCTGATAAGCGGGGGAGATCCGCTTACATTATCTGATGAAACTCTTGACTATATACTTTCAAACATACGTAGCATTGAGCACGTTGAGATTATCAGAATAGGTACAAGGATACCTGTGGTACTTCCGCAGCGTATAACTGATAATTTAATCTCAATACTTAGAAAATATCATCCGCTCTTCATCAGTCTTCATTTCTCTCATCCTGCAGAAATCACTGATGAGTGCGCCAAAGCCTGTATTAAACTTGCCGATGGCGGATTTCCTCTTGGAAGTCAGACTGTTCTTCTTAAAGGTATAAATGATAATGTACCGGTTATGAAAGAACTTATGCACAAATTACTGAAGATAAGGGTAAGACCATATTACCTCTATCAATGTGATTTAATTCCGGGTTCGGGTCATTTCAGGACAACAGTTAAAAAAGGTCTTGAGATAATTAAAGGACTCAGAGGATTCACGAGCGGTTACGCAGTACCTACGTTTGTTGTCGATGCTCCCGGTGGAGGAGGAAAAATTCCTCTTCTCCCTAACTACGTGGTTGAACATAATGAAGAAAAAATAGTTATGCGGAACTACAAGGGTATACTGTGTGAATATCCTGAAAAATAA
- a CDS encoding D-alanine--D-alanine ligase — MKVGLTFDLRSWYIDRGYSMDETAEFDKQETVDALENSLKLMGYETEPIGNAFQLIEALAAGKRWDIVFNIAEGLYGDGRESVVPAILDQYKIPYVFSGPVIMGLSLNKHIAKLVVSAAGVPVSPGILVSNIKDLDKYNLEYPLFVKPVSEGTGKGITAKSLVNTYDELKSMVEWILAEFRQPALVEEYLPGREFTVGIVGYGEDAVAIGGMEVICANNLPYSVEVKENYQEYCTYKPLDEDISAECKSVALSAWKALDAVDAGRVDLKADRKGRICFIEANPLAGLNPVHSDLPILSRMYGIQYQELMEMIMKAAIKRIKG; from the coding sequence ATGAAAGTTGGTCTGACATTTGATCTTCGGTCATGGTATATTGACCGTGGCTATTCCATGGATGAAACTGCTGAATTTGACAAGCAGGAGACAGTTGATGCACTTGAGAATTCCCTTAAACTTATGGGATATGAGACTGAGCCTATCGGTAATGCTTTTCAGCTTATCGAGGCTCTTGCTGCAGGTAAAAGATGGGATATAGTTTTTAATATCGCCGAGGGACTATATGGTGATGGAAGAGAATCTGTCGTTCCGGCAATACTTGATCAATACAAAATTCCGTATGTCTTCAGTGGTCCTGTAATAATGGGCTTATCGCTCAACAAGCATATTGCCAAACTTGTTGTATCAGCTGCCGGAGTACCAGTTAGTCCGGGAATTCTGGTATCAAACATTAAAGACCTTGACAAATACAATTTAGAATATCCGCTTTTTGTTAAACCGGTTTCTGAAGGTACCGGTAAGGGGATTACAGCAAAGAGTCTTGTAAATACATATGATGAATTGAAATCAATGGTGGAATGGATTCTTGCTGAATTCAGGCAGCCGGCCCTGGTTGAAGAGTATCTTCCGGGCAGGGAATTCACTGTGGGGATTGTTGGTTATGGCGAAGATGCTGTAGCAATAGGAGGAATGGAAGTAATATGTGCAAATAATCTTCCATATTCAGTTGAAGTAAAAGAAAATTATCAGGAATATTGCACGTACAAACCTCTTGATGAAGATATAAGTGCTGAATGTAAATCAGTTGCTCTGAGTGCATGGAAAGCACTCGATGCAGTTGATGCAGGAAGGGTTGATCTTAAAGCTGACCGTAAGGGAAGGATCTGTTTCATTGAAGCAAATCCGCTTGCAGGATTGAATCCGGTTCATTCTGATCTGCCTATTCTTTCGAGGATGTATGGAATACAATACCAGGAACTTATGGAGATGATAATGAAGGCGGCGATTAAGAGGATAAAGGGTTAG
- a CDS encoding ATP-grasp domain-containing protein, which yields MADELDVLDQVAHIEEHLNKIGYQVSRKGITDRFMDEIPVLAAEKYDFVYNLVESINNKGELNYFIPALLNLYSIPYSGNPLEAMFLTSNKTLASKAMKNAGIGNPSCYFPSQKNLLKPGRKYIVKPIWEDGSLGISEESVFDCVPGFEEKLEGLDDSHWFIEDFIDGREFNMSVLAGENGPEVLPPAEIVFVDYGDTKPRIIDFKAKWEMDSFEYENTVREFPGDKLGKELESRLKEAARACWHLFGLKGYARVDARIDKDGNVYVIEINANPCISPDGGFVAATKQGGYTFTEVIQRIINDLNR from the coding sequence TTGGCAGATGAACTTGATGTTCTTGATCAGGTGGCACATATTGAGGAACACCTTAATAAAATTGGTTATCAGGTATCAAGGAAAGGTATAACTGACCGTTTCATGGATGAGATTCCAGTGCTGGCTGCTGAAAAGTACGATTTCGTTTATAATCTTGTAGAATCAATAAATAATAAAGGAGAGCTTAATTATTTCATTCCCGCTCTCCTGAATCTGTATTCAATACCTTATTCAGGTAATCCTCTTGAGGCTATGTTCCTGACAAGCAACAAGACACTTGCCAGTAAAGCGATGAAGAACGCCGGTATAGGAAACCCCTCCTGCTATTTTCCTTCGCAGAAAAATCTGCTCAAACCTGGAAGGAAGTATATTGTAAAGCCGATCTGGGAAGATGGCTCGCTAGGCATAAGCGAGGAGTCTGTATTTGACTGTGTACCAGGCTTTGAAGAAAAACTTGAAGGATTGGATGATTCCCACTGGTTCATTGAAGATTTCATTGATGGAAGAGAATTTAACATGAGTGTACTGGCAGGAGAGAATGGTCCGGAGGTACTACCACCTGCTGAAATTGTATTCGTTGATTATGGTGATACTAAGCCAAGAATAATTGATTTTAAGGCGAAGTGGGAAATGGATAGCTTTGAATATGAGAATACAGTCAGAGAATTTCCAGGTGACAAACTCGGCAAAGAACTCGAGAGCAGGCTGAAAGAAGCAGCGCGTGCCTGCTGGCATCTTTTTGGACTTAAGGGTTATGCCCGTGTCGATGCACGAATTGATAAGGATGGAAATGTTTATGTAATTGAAATAAATGCCAATCCCTGTATATCTCCCGATGGCGGTTTTGTTGCTGCAACCAAACAGGGTGGCTACACATTTACTGAGGTAATTCAAAGAATTATCAACGATTTAAACAGATAA
- a CDS encoding DMT family protein: MKGLSTVLLLVMSNAFMTVAWYGHLKMKTMSRFESISLFSVILLSWGIAFFEYSLQVPANRLGFRETGGPFSLVELKVIQEVISILVFTVFTLLVFKNEQFRLNHLIGFAFLILAVYFIFKR; encoded by the coding sequence ATGAAGGGCCTCAGTACAGTTCTCCTACTCGTAATGTCAAATGCTTTCATGACAGTTGCGTGGTATGGCCATCTTAAAATGAAGACTATGAGCAGGTTTGAGTCAATCAGTCTCTTTTCAGTTATCCTGCTGAGCTGGGGAATTGCATTTTTCGAATACTCACTTCAGGTTCCTGCTAACAGACTGGGTTTCAGAGAAACAGGCGGCCCTTTTTCACTTGTAGAACTTAAGGTAATTCAGGAAGTTATATCGATACTTGTTTTTACAGTCTTTACTTTGCTGGTATTTAAAAATGAACAGTTCCGGCTGAATCACCTTATCGGGTTCGCGTTTCTTATACTGGCTGTCTATTTTATCTTCAAACGATAA
- a CDS encoding CYTH domain-containing protein: MATEIERKFLVTGEFRHLAIKQISIRQFYLSIDPDKTIRIRITDDKAFLTIKGRCQGKSISRSEWEFNIPIKDAEEMTALCLPGRIEKTRYLIPAGRHTFEVDVFHGKNEGLVIAEIELSFDNESFESPEWLGEEVTGNPAFYNANLIKTL, translated from the coding sequence ATGGCAACTGAAATTGAGCGTAAATTCCTTGTAACTGGAGAATTCAGGCATCTTGCAATAAAGCAGATCAGTATTAGGCAGTTCTATCTTTCAATTGATCCTGATAAAACAATAAGGATCAGAATAACAGATGACAAAGCTTTTCTTACAATCAAGGGTAGATGCCAGGGCAAATCTATATCGAGAAGTGAATGGGAATTCAATATTCCAATTAAAGATGCAGAAGAAATGACAGCTCTTTGTTTACCGGGCAGAATAGAAAAGACCAGGTATTTAATTCCTGCCGGCCGGCATACTTTTGAAGTCGATGTTTTTCACGGTAAGAATGAAGGTCTGGTGATTGCAGAGATCGAATTATCTTTTGATAATGAATCGTTTGAAAGCCCAGAGTGGTTAGGGGAGGAGGTAACAGGAAATCCTGCATTTTACAATGCCAACTTAATAAAAACCCTTTAA
- the ung gene encoding uracil-DNA glycosylase — MEVKITPSWKEKLGNEFESDYFIKLAEFVKQEYLAGEVYPPGSLIFNAFNLCPFEKVKAVIIGQDPYHGPGQAHGLCFSVKDGVGFPPSLINIFKEINLDLGISRPASGNLERWASQGVLLLNATLTVRAHLAGSHQKKGWEQFTDSVISTLNKEKDHLVFFLWGAYAQKKGEAIDRSRHLVLESVHPSPLSASRGFFGNKHFSKCNQYLEEHGVLPVDWR, encoded by the coding sequence ATGGAAGTAAAGATTACGCCCTCATGGAAAGAAAAACTGGGCAATGAATTTGAATCTGACTATTTCATAAAACTTGCTGAATTCGTTAAGCAGGAGTATCTGGCAGGCGAAGTTTATCCTCCGGGCAGTCTGATCTTTAATGCATTTAATCTTTGTCCATTTGAGAAAGTGAAGGCTGTAATAATAGGTCAGGATCCATACCATGGTCCGGGACAAGCGCATGGCTTATGCTTTTCTGTAAAAGATGGAGTAGGCTTCCCTCCCAGCCTTATTAATATCTTCAAAGAAATCAATCTGGATCTTGGGATTTCACGTCCGGCATCAGGAAACCTCGAGCGCTGGGCATCGCAGGGCGTATTGCTTTTAAATGCAACACTTACAGTGAGGGCTCATCTGGCCGGATCGCACCAGAAAAAGGGTTGGGAACAATTCACAGATAGTGTAATAAGTACACTTAATAAAGAGAAAGATCACCTTGTGTTTTTTTTATGGGGAGCTTATGCCCAGAAAAAGGGTGAAGCAATTGACAGGTCAAGGCATCTGGTACTGGAATCTGTGCACCCCTCTCCTCTTTCAGCCTCAAGGGGATTCTTTGGCAACAAACACTTTAGCAAGTGTAATCAGTATCTGGAGGAACATGGTGTTTTGCCGGTTGACTGGAGATAG
- a CDS encoding PLP-dependent transferase, which produces MKKKEVNSARMPVYRDAGFELFDAETTAAAFKKETEHERVPVNYIYSRYRNPTVVAAEEEIMKLEACNWALLTQSGMSAIDTALSIFQHGAATKPWLFFTEIYGGTISFIESVLRNRRGIDIHYFTPENGTYNLADFEKVISKLKPEIVYIESVSNPMVIVSDVTEIAAIAKKYGAKTILDNTFATPWLLKPLDEGVDIVIHSATKYFSGHGNLTAGVICGNDTEIMKQAIEYRKFVGHMLSPDDAYRLQTQIQTFELRFSQQCRNASQLAEYLNSNPLIKKVWFPGLKSHPTHIIAKKLFRGKGYGAMITFDFDGKDGNEKRSRRDKFIKSVSDKIKLIPTLGDPHTILMPVDAVWGAKYPEPGMIRLSVGFEDYGELEKIIMTGVETL; this is translated from the coding sequence ATGAAAAAGAAAGAAGTTAACAGCGCCAGGATGCCAGTTTACCGGGATGCTGGTTTTGAACTTTTTGATGCAGAGACAACAGCAGCAGCATTTAAGAAGGAAACGGAACATGAACGTGTTCCCGTCAATTATATTTATTCAAGGTACCGCAATCCTACTGTAGTCGCCGCCGAAGAAGAGATAATGAAGCTTGAAGCCTGTAACTGGGCTCTCCTGACTCAGTCTGGCATGTCTGCTATTGACACTGCATTATCAATATTTCAGCATGGGGCAGCTACAAAACCATGGCTCTTTTTTACTGAAATATATGGCGGAACCATTTCTTTTATTGAGTCTGTATTAAGAAACAGGAGAGGAATCGATATTCATTATTTTACCCCTGAAAACGGAACATATAATCTGGCTGATTTTGAAAAGGTTATTTCAAAGCTTAAACCTGAGATTGTTTACATAGAATCGGTATCCAACCCAATGGTTATAGTTTCAGATGTCACTGAAATTGCAGCAATTGCCAAAAAATATGGAGCTAAAACAATCCTTGATAATACATTTGCAACTCCCTGGCTTCTAAAGCCATTGGATGAAGGAGTGGACATAGTAATTCACAGCGCTACGAAATATTTTTCCGGACATGGAAATCTTACAGCAGGAGTGATCTGTGGTAATGATACGGAGATAATGAAGCAGGCTATTGAGTACAGGAAATTTGTAGGACATATGCTTTCACCCGATGATGCATACAGATTACAAACTCAGATACAGACCTTTGAACTCAGGTTCTCTCAACAGTGCAGAAATGCCTCACAATTAGCTGAATACCTTAATTCAAATCCTCTGATAAAGAAAGTCTGGTTCCCCGGATTGAAGAGTCATCCGACCCACATTATAGCAAAAAAACTGTTCAGGGGGAAAGGTTACGGAGCAATGATCACCTTTGATTTTGACGGCAAAGACGGAAATGAAAAAAGGAGCAGGAGAGATAAATTCATAAAATCGGTTTCAGATAAGATAAAACTTATCCCCACACTGGGTGACCCTCATACAATACTTATGCCTGTTGACGCAGTATGGGGAGCAAAATATCCGGAGCCGGGAATGATAAGATTATCGGTGGGCTTTGAAGATTATGGTGAATTGGAGAAAATTATCATGACAGGAGTAGAGACTCTATAA
- a CDS encoding dimethyl sulfoxide reductase anchor subunit, producing MRKGFIFDQNKCVACNACRAACILENGWKVSPRVVYTYNNETITSLPVVNLSLACNHCEKPVCMEGCPSCSYFKDEATGAIVINDEKCIGCKYCKWNCPYDAPKFDNKKKVIGKCNLCYTGFAEGRVPACTYACPTGALGFGDLPFNTDDNTPSWFPEKLINPALKFAGQQNIFPVKIIPEQSFETDIVPPKDENYFKSSLYSLLFFSFLSALSVAYLGSSVIRGINPDLYLFLTITVLAAIGSLFHLGKVTRAWRAVLNINSSPLSLEIVSFIIYSIVSVTAVYSELPALMIISSVAGLLFLLSIDNVYTYAEKPKPSGLHSGQTFISSLLMIAFLSGSLIPFIFIAILKIFLSWSKSMDTGNRDSYTVLRIIRIALLVISGAALIYYRSLTNFITALFLTGELLDRMIFYIDFDQLNIKTSIIRHITSLKNEKERS from the coding sequence ATGCGTAAAGGATTCATATTTGACCAGAATAAATGTGTTGCATGTAACGCCTGCAGGGCAGCCTGTATTCTTGAAAATGGATGGAAGGTAAGTCCCCGTGTTGTCTATACTTATAATAATGAAACAATTACATCACTTCCTGTTGTTAACTTGTCTCTGGCCTGCAATCATTGCGAAAAACCAGTGTGTATGGAGGGTTGCCCTTCCTGCTCATATTTTAAAGATGAAGCAACAGGTGCAATTGTTATTAACGATGAAAAATGTATCGGCTGCAAATACTGCAAATGGAATTGCCCTTACGATGCACCTAAATTCGATAACAAAAAAAAGGTAATAGGAAAGTGTAATCTCTGTTATACCGGTTTTGCCGAAGGAAGAGTGCCTGCGTGTACATATGCCTGTCCTACAGGCGCTTTGGGCTTTGGTGATCTCCCATTTAATACTGATGATAATACACCATCATGGTTTCCGGAAAAACTTATTAATCCGGCTCTAAAATTTGCCGGACAACAGAATATTTTTCCGGTAAAGATAATACCTGAGCAAAGCTTTGAAACAGACATTGTTCCACCAAAGGATGAAAACTATTTTAAATCGAGTCTGTATAGTCTTTTGTTTTTTAGTTTTCTGTCTGCTCTTTCTGTTGCTTATCTTGGCTCATCTGTCATAAGGGGAATCAATCCGGATTTATATTTGTTTCTGACAATCACTGTATTGGCAGCCATCGGCTCTCTTTTCCACCTGGGGAAAGTAACAAGGGCCTGGAGAGCTGTATTAAATATTAACTCCTCACCGCTGAGCCTCGAAATAGTTTCATTCATTATTTATTCAATTGTATCTGTTACAGCTGTTTATTCAGAACTTCCGGCATTGATGATAATTTCCTCCGTAGCGGGACTTCTTTTTCTGCTCTCTATTGACAATGTTTATACTTATGCGGAGAAACCAAAACCTTCAGGTCTCCATAGCGGACAGACTTTTATCAGTTCATTGCTTATGATTGCGTTTCTGTCAGGAAGTCTTATTCCTTTTATATTCATTGCAATATTGAAAATATTTCTCTCTTGGTCAAAGTCTATGGATACCGGAAACAGAGATTCATATACAGTTCTGAGAATAATACGGATAGCTTTATTAGTAATATCAGGAGCTGCTCTCATTTATTACAGATCATTAACTAATTTTATCACAGCACTTTTTCTCACAGGCGAATTACTCGACAGAATGATATTCTATATCGATTTTGATCAGTTAAACATAAAGACATCTATAATCAGACATATAACATCTTTAAAGAATGAAAAAGAAAGAAGTTAA
- a CDS encoding molybdopterin-dependent oxidoreductase, producing MEEFITACPRNCYSTCSFRVQVENNRIRRILPYNDNLATPEGPCIKGLSYIERFHSPDRIIYPLIRSADGTFQQISTSDVLDLIAEKLIVVREKYGPHSVLWYKGSGMSGLTNDIGSEFWKAFGGATTTYGNLCWPAGLEAVRLTMGSVKHNVPWDLVNAKTIIIWGKNPAETNIQEIVFIAKARENGCKVIVIDPLRTPTADKADMLFSPVPGTDGALALAIASVLIEKGLIDLTFLNNYVKGFDEFKQSLKITPAEAEKITGIPASDIIELAGLIGEGGPVTFLPGYGLQRHLNGGQTIRSILSLAVLTGNIGKSGAGFNYANLQSYVFDDLKEPLSYYPDPLKDAPYRRTLSMAKVGADMLKTTNPELKAAWIERGNPLLQSPDSVNVRKTFEGIGFKVVVDQFMTDTAKIADVILPAKDMFEQSDIIGSYWSPYVQYKPKVIESPGEVMPETEIYYHLAKRMDLKINNSLLPEPGNENIERWLEERIKGYSHLSLKDLKSGPVLAPGLQEIAWSDMKFDTPSGKIELYSEEAKLKWGISQLPQYISQSIDASAENYPLTFITPNTGSRIHSQFGNLKIIKESVPEPAAGISVADAKKRNISTGDRIRIFNQIGEIISFARVTNRIPKGSVVLPNGIWYGEGGGGNTLIEGRETDMGYGAAFHDNKVEVERIL from the coding sequence ATGGAAGAATTCATAACAGCTTGTCCAAGGAACTGTTATAGCACCTGTTCCTTCAGGGTGCAGGTTGAAAATAATAGAATCAGGAGGATATTGCCGTATAACGATAATCTTGCAACTCCTGAGGGTCCTTGTATCAAGGGCCTTTCATATATTGAAAGATTTCACTCACCCGACAGAATAATTTACCCTTTGATCAGAAGTGCTGATGGCACATTTCAGCAAATTTCCACATCAGATGTTCTGGATCTGATCGCAGAAAAGCTGATCGTTGTCAGAGAAAAATATGGACCTCACAGTGTGCTCTGGTACAAAGGTAGCGGAATGTCGGGGCTCACAAATGATATCGGCTCAGAATTCTGGAAAGCTTTCGGGGGAGCAACAACAACTTACGGAAACCTTTGCTGGCCAGCCGGCCTTGAAGCAGTCAGGTTAACAATGGGGTCTGTAAAGCATAATGTTCCATGGGACCTTGTTAATGCCAAAACTATAATTATTTGGGGTAAAAATCCTGCCGAGACTAACATTCAGGAGATCGTATTTATAGCAAAAGCCAGGGAAAACGGGTGTAAAGTAATTGTAATTGATCCGCTTAGAACCCCTACAGCTGACAAAGCTGATATGCTCTTTAGTCCGGTACCCGGAACAGACGGAGCCCTTGCACTGGCTATCGCATCAGTTCTTATAGAAAAGGGACTAATTGATCTTACTTTTCTTAATAATTATGTGAAGGGATTCGATGAGTTTAAGCAATCGCTGAAAATTACGCCTGCAGAAGCTGAAAAAATAACCGGCATTCCGGCCTCTGATATAATAGAGCTTGCCGGGCTGATAGGAGAAGGTGGCCCGGTGACCTTCCTCCCCGGATATGGTCTTCAAAGGCATCTGAATGGCGGTCAGACAATCAGATCTATCCTCTCGCTGGCAGTTCTTACAGGCAATATTGGTAAATCAGGTGCCGGATTCAATTATGCCAATCTGCAAAGCTATGTTTTTGATGATCTGAAAGAACCATTGTCATATTATCCTGATCCTCTAAAGGATGCCCCATACCGCAGGACACTATCAATGGCGAAGGTTGGAGCAGATATGTTGAAAACCACCAATCCTGAACTTAAAGCTGCCTGGATTGAAAGAGGCAATCCACTGCTGCAATCTCCTGATTCTGTTAATGTCAGAAAAACGTTTGAAGGAATAGGGTTTAAGGTAGTTGTTGACCAATTCATGACTGATACTGCAAAAATCGCTGATGTAATTCTTCCTGCAAAAGACATGTTTGAGCAATCGGATATTATAGGTTCATACTGGTCACCGTATGTTCAGTACAAGCCAAAGGTAATAGAGTCGCCTGGGGAGGTTATGCCTGAAACTGAGATATATTATCACCTTGCAAAAAGAATGGATCTGAAGATTAATAATTCACTTCTCCCTGAACCAGGCAATGAAAACATTGAGAGATGGCTGGAGGAAAGAATAAAAGGATACTCACATCTTAGTCTGAAAGATCTTAAATCAGGTCCTGTTCTTGCGCCAGGCTTACAGGAGATTGCATGGTCTGATATGAAATTTGATACACCTTCAGGAAAAATTGAATTGTATTCTGAAGAGGCTAAGTTGAAATGGGGTATTTCTCAATTGCCCCAATATATTTCCCAAAGCATTGATGCCAGTGCTGAAAATTATCCCTTGACTTTTATAACTCCAAACACAGGAAGCAGAATTCACTCTCAGTTTGGCAACCTGAAAATCATAAAAGAATCAGTTCCTGAACCGGCAGCAGGTATTTCAGTGGCTGACGCAAAGAAAAGAAATATATCAACAGGTGATAGAATCAGGATATTTAATCAGATCGGCGAGATTATCAGCTTTGCCCGGGTGACTAACAGAATACCAAAAGGTTCAGTAGTGCTTCCGAACGGCATTTGGTACGGCGAAGGAGGCGGGGGTAATACTCTGATTGAAGGCAGAGAGACAGATATGGGTTATGGAGCAGCATTCCATGATAATAAAGTTGAAGTTGAGAGAATTTTATAA